The following coding sequences are from one Diospyros lotus cultivar Yz01 chromosome 7, ASM1463336v1, whole genome shotgun sequence window:
- the LOC127805730 gene encoding sinalpyl alcohol oxidase Nec3-like, whose translation MQKPELFAIFFFFIFLIVSQPRISLAADQSYQQDQDYLKFVRDAIEFPSREFYDYIVVGGGTVGCPLATTLSTSHSVLLLERGSSPRERPEVLLQANTLNILLEADDKDSPAQPFTSEDGVPNVRGRILGGGTMINYGFYSRADPYFYTNSGIEWDMKLVNESYKWVEETIVSKPIVGTWSSSVKEALLQAGNGPDNGFTFDHIIGTKIGGSTFDGNGRRHGAVELLNKALSNNIQVAIHATVERVIFSSNSQALSAVGVIYSDSKGKLHRAMLKPKGEVILSAGTLGSPQLLLLSGVGPMPYLSSLKIPTVKHHPSVGQFLVDNPTFDVHIAPPFEVQDSTVAIAGITEDYYKEAVSGPFPFNSPASVILFPNLSPLVNFTVLSVLHKLARPLSSGSLSLASSTNVTATPKVRFNYLSNPTDLAKCVLGTKNLVKVINSQVMEKYKFPGLNGTKEFKFVGASLPKDKADDAAFETYCRKMLTTFCHYHGGSVVGKVVDPHFNVIGIGALRVVDASTFNSSPGTNPQATLMMLGRYVGLRILEERESS comes from the exons atgcAGAAACCGGAGCTTTTcgccatattttttttcttcatcttcctcattGTATCTCAACCAAGAATTTCTTTGGCTGCTGATCAATCCTATCAACAAG ATCAGGATTATCTGAAGTTCGTAAGAGATGCCATCGAATTTCCTTCAAGAGAGTTTTATGATTATATAGTAGTTGGCGGAGGGACAGTTGGTTGTCCTCTCGCCACCACTCTTTCAACAAGCCATTCTGTTCTACTTTTAGAAAGGGGTAGTTCGCCTCGTGAAAGGCCAGAAGTCTTACTCCAGGCAAATACTCTCAATATACTTTTAGAAGCAGATGATAAAGACTCACCTGCCCAACCTTTCACATCTGAAGATGGTGTTCCAAATGTAAGAGGAAGAATCCTAGGTGGGGGAACTATGATAAACTATGGTTTTTACTCAAGAGCTGACCCGTACTTCTACACAAATTCTGGCATCGAATGGGACATGAAGCTTGTCAACGAGTCCTATAAATGGGTTGAAGAGACAATTGTCTCCAAACCCATTGTTGGAACATGGTCATCTTCAGTAAAAGAAGCACTTCTACAAGCAGGTAATGGCCCAGATAATGGATTTACGTTTGATCACATTATCGGAACCAAGATCGGAGGATCAACCTTCGATGGGAATGGGCGGCGACATGGTGCAGTTGAGCTTCTCAACAAAGCTCTATCAAACAATATTCAAGTGGCGATTCACGCCACAGTTGAGAGGGTGATTTTCTCCTCAAATTCACAAG CTTTGTCAGCTGTTGGAGTAATCTATAGCGACTCAAAGGGTAAGTTACATCGAGCTATGCTAAAACCCAAAGGAGAAGTAATTTTGAGTGCGGGCACTCTTGGTAGCCCCCAGCTTTTGCTGCTAAGTGGGGTTGGTCCAATGCCATATCTATCATCCTTGAAGATTCCCACAGTGAAGCACCATCCTTCAGTTGGCCAATTTTTGGTGGATAATCCCACTTTTGACGTTCACATTGCTCCTCCATTTGAAGTACAGGATTCTACAGTTGCAATTGCAGGTATAACAGAAGATTACTATAAGGAAGCCGTATCAGGTCCATTCCCTTTCAATTCTCCCGCAAGCGTCATCCTCTTCCCAAACCTATCTCCTCTTGTGAACTTCACTGTACTATCTGTACTTCACAAACTCGCAAGGCCACTCTCATCAGGTTCACTTTCTCTAGCATCATCCACAAATGTGACGGCTACCCCAAAGGTTCGCTTCAACTACTTGTCCAATCCAACAGACTTGGCTAAGTGTGTGTTGGGAACAAAAAATCTTGTCAAGGTGATTAATTCCCAAGTGATGGAAAAGTACAAGTTTCCAGGACTAAACGGCACCAAAGAATTTAAATTTGTGGGGGCATCTTTGCCGAAAGACAAAGCTGATGATGCAGCTTTTGAAACATATTGTCGCAAAATGTTGACTACTTTTTGTCATTACCATGGCGGTTCTGTGGTGGGGAAGGTTGTGGATCCTCATTTTAATGTTATTGGAATTGGTGCATTACGAGTTGTTGATGCATCCACCTTTAATTCCTCCCCAGGAACCAATCCTCAAGCTACTCTCATGATGCTGGGCCG CTATGTTGGCCTCAGGATTCTGGAAGAGAGAGAGTCTTCATAA
- the LOC127805652 gene encoding uncharacterized protein LOC127805652 → MSEENPHSHLSWFLKYCGNFKYQGINEEALKMRLFPHTLKDRAREWLDSLPLGSITTWTDLVQKFTLKYFPPAKINKLKHEISTFQQAEFENFHEAWERFKELLRKCPSHSFPLPAQNQFFYVGLTPQSRSAVDSTTEGSIRNKSAGELHDLFETMSEQLVMWPDRSSHKRVTGVHEVDVNTLMLAKIDALSKQMEAFKYSSSVNMVQGSHPICGTCGANHLSSECPLVITDPSFTEQAAYAQNFQRQQNFQWQQNHPFSQTNNQNIQNPPRQGQPQGEKGGWEEAVSKLQERSDRTDATIKNIENQIGQLAKILTERQPGTWPSNTEVNPKEQVNAITTRSGVQLPEIHVKRPGVAKQNGIIQEITDQLEESDVAAEQEKVIPSPVKPYVPPIPFPQRLSKHKMDKQFEKFLEVFKKLHINIPFADALAQMPSYMKFMKEILSNKRKLEEHETVNLTEECLAILQKKLPPKLKDPGSFSIPCTIGRALIDVQQGTLSLRIYDETVTFNVFKAMKHSNGNEKKVLMRDGIVDLVERPDEPKENCIANSFDEQEQSLDAKNKVVVVGTLSEVIMQSKSRPTPAICKGKAIVEISNTSKRACVDLSTITTLTLWTGLNDLSDYARRGILKPGASWSSGLGVIG, encoded by the exons ATGAGCGAGGAAAATCCACACTCTCACTTGTCTTGGTTTCTGAAATATTGTGggaatttcaagtatcaaggAATTAATGAAGAAGCACTCAAGATGCGCCTTTTCCCTCACACTTTGAAGGATAGGGCTCGAGAGTGGTTAGACTCATTACCACTGGGTAGTATTACTACATGGACAGATTTGGTACAGAAGTTCACACTCAAATACTTTCCACCGGCCAAGATTAACAAACTTAAGCATGAGATTTCAACTTTTCAGCAAGCTGAGTTTGAAAACTTTCATGAGGCATGGGAGAGGTTCAAGGAGCTTTTGAGAAAGTGTCCGAGTCATAGCTTCCCACTACCAgctcaaaatcaatttttctatGTTGGACTCACTCCTCAAAGTCGCTCTGCAGTTGATTCCACAACAGAAGGATCTATCCGAAATAAATCAGCCGGGGAGCTTCACGACCTTTTTGAGACAATGAGTGAGCAGTTAGTCATGTGGCCAGATAGAAGCTCACATAAAAGAGTAACTGGAGTGCATGAAGTGGATGTTAACACATTAATGTTGGCCAAGATTGATGCATTATCAAAACAGATGGAAGCATTCAAATACTCCTCATCCGTTAATATGGTGCAAGGATCTCATCCTATTTGTGGAACTTGTGGGGCAAATCATCTGTCGTCCGAATGTCCACTAGTCATCACGGATCCTTCTTTCACAGAGCAGGCCGCATATGCACAGAACTTTCAACGTCAGCAAAATTTTCAGTGGCAACAAAATCATCCATTTTCTCAGAC CAACAATCAGAATATTCAAAATCCACCAAGACAAGGGCAACCACAAGGGGAAAAAGGAGGATGGGAAGAAGCGGTTTCAAAGCTTCAAGAACGAAGTGACCGGACCGATGCAACTattaagaatattgaaaatcaaattgggCAGTTAGCAAAAATCCTAACAGAGAGACAACCAGGCACTTGGCCTAGCAACACCGAGGTGAATCCGAAAGAGCAAGTAAATGCAATCACAACAAGGAGTGGGGTGCAACTACCAGAAATTCATGTTAAAAGACCAGGTGTGGCAAAACAAAATGGTATTATTCAGGAGATAACAGATCAACTTGAAGAGTCTGACGTAGCAGCTGAACAAGAGAAGGTAATTCCATCACCAGTCAAGCCATATGTTCCTCCAATTCCATTCCCTCAGAGGTTGAGCAAGCACAAGATGGATAAACAATTTGAGAAGTTTTTGGAGGTATTTAAGaaacttcatattaatataCCGTTTGCGGATGCCTTAGCCCAAATGCCCAGCTATATGAAATTCATGAAGgaaatcttatcaaataagaGGAAACTAGAGGAGCATGAAACAGTCAACCTAACGGAGGAGTGCTTAGCCATCTTGCAGAAGAAGCTTCCACCAAAACTCAAGGATCCAGGGAGTTTTtctattccttgcactattg GAAGAGCTTTGATTGATGTCCAACAAGGAACACTTAGCCTTAGGATTTATGATGAGACGGTTACGTTTAATGTATTTAAGGCTATGAAACATTCTAATGGCAATGAAAAAAAAGTCTTAATGAGAGATGGCATTGTGGATTTAGTAGAAAGACCTGATGAGCCTAAAGAAAATTGtattgctaactcttttgatgagCAGGAACAAAGTTTGGATGCCAAGAACAAGGTCGTGGTCGTGG GTACATTATCAGAAGTGATAATGCAGTCGAAGAGTCGTCCTACACCAGCTATTTGCAAGGGCAAAGCCATTGTCGAAATTTCCAATACCTCAAAACGAGCATGTGTTGATCTATCTACCATCACAACCTTGACACTATGGACCGG CCTGAATGACTTGAGTGATTATGCCCGTAGAGGTATCTTAAAACCTGGTGCCTCATGGTCATCTGGCTTGGGAGTCATCGGCTGA